Part of the Ignavibacterium album JCM 16511 genome, TGATGATCTTTATGAAGATCTGGAACTATGGTATCCGAAACTCAGAATGACTGAAGAGGGTGCAAATGTAGTTGTAGCCGGCAAAGAAAAAGGAAAAATTTATTCGGGCAAACATACTTATCCCTGCAGAGCTTATGCTTCATTCGATGAATTAAATGATAAAGACTTTGATGCTTTGATAATTCCCGGCGGATTTGCGCCTGATAAATTGAGAAGAGAAGAAAATGTTCTAAAACTTACAAGAAACTTTTTTAAGTCTGGTAAACTCGTTGCTCATATCTGTCACGCTGGATGGATTCCGATTTCTGCAGGAATTATGAAAGGATTCAAATGTACTTCAACACCAGGAATAAAAGACGACTTAACAAATGCTGGCGCAATCTGGATTGATGAACCGGTTGTAGTTGACAGAAATATGATTTCAAGCCGCAGACCTGATGATTTACCTGATTTCTGCAAAGCAATTATTGAATATCTTTCTAAGTAATATTTACACATTGTAAAATTTTCTTTAATTGAATATTTATCGTTCATTAGCTAACTTCAGAGCAAATATTTAAGAAGTTTTTAAACTAATCACTCCGGAGTAAACCAATATGGGTTTATTTGAGTCAAAGCGGATTAAAGAACTCGAACTTGAACGCGACAAATTAAAAGAACAATTAAATAATCTTTACGAACGCGAAGAAAATATCCGGCATCTTAATGAAGTTCTTAAAAAGATGAGGCTCGAAGTTGCCGAGCTGAATGAAAAGAAACTTGCAATCTCTACCGAGCTTGAACAACTTCGCGATGAGAAGAGAAAAAAGACCTCAGAACTTGAAAATCTTGATAAAGAAATTGCTCATCTTCGCGAAATGAAATTCGAAGAACAGTCAACTCTGCTATCCTACACAAAGCAAATTCAGGAACTTGATGAGTATATCCGCAATGCTCAGGATAATCCGGGCTTTCGTTCTGCATTTAACGAAGAATTAACCATTGACCGAAATGAACTTATCGCAATCAGAAAAGAATATGATTCACTAAAAGAGGAAATAAAAGAAGCTCAAAACCGACTTGATGAATTGCGTTATAAAGAAGACAAGTTAAAACAAAGCTCCGAAGATTATGAAATTATATTAAGCCAAATAAGAAAAGCTGAGCAAAGAATTTCTGAATTATCAGAGAAAGAAAAAGAGCTTCAGGATTCAATATCGGATTATGAAAACAAACTTAGAAAGTATGAAAACCTTCAGGAAGATATTTTAAACGCGGAAGAAAAACTTAATGAGCTTCATCAGCGCGAAAGACAGATACTTGATATTATTGCCGATTACGAAAATCAGTTAAACAAATATGAGCAGCTAAAACAAAACATCAAAGTTGCAGAAAATCGCATAGAAGATTTGAAAGAGTTGGAAAAACAATTTCTGACTGATTCAGACGCATATCAAAATCTTCAGGATAACTATGTTAGATTGAAGAATGAAATAAGAGCTGCTGAACAAAAATTAACAGACCTTATTGAAGAGCAAAAAGCTCTTGTGCTTGATACAAGCGAACTTCAGAACCTGAAATTTGAGTATGACCAGGTAAGACTTAAAATTGAAATTACTGCAAACAAGCTTAAAGAACTTGAGAATGAAGAATCTGAAATCCAATCAAGAATAAATCAAAGAAAACAGGAACTCGAAGAACTCGAAGAAAAACATATTCAGCTTTCAAATCAGGAAGTTAAAACTATCGAGAGAAAAATTACTGAACTGAGCGATGCACAACTTCAGATAATCAATGATATTCATCAGAAAGAAATTGAAGTTACCGAGATAAACAGAAGATTACTCGAATTAAAAGAAGAAGAGCAGAAAACACGGCAGAATATTACTTCACTTAAAGAGGAACTGCTTGATAGAGAAAACGAAGCAAAAACTATTGAGCAACGAATTGAATATCTACGCGAACTTGAAGACAAAACTCAGGAAAAACTTTCGGTTCTTCAACACGAATTATTTAACAAAGAAAACGAAGCATTAACTCTTGAGCAAAGATTAAACTATCTGAAAGAAGAAGAAAAAAGAATTCATACAGATTTATCTGAACTTCTGAATAATGCTAAGTCAAAAGAAGAAGAAGTTAATCTTGCTAATACAAGACTGATGCAACTTCGTGAAGAAGAAGAAAAGATTAACAATGTACTGACCGACCTTGCAAATCGTGCTACAAGAAAAGCAGAAGAAATTTCAGGCATCACAAATCATCTCGAACAACTTAAAGCTGAAGAAGAATCTGCTAATGTTCGACTAACGGAAATTCTTAATCAGGTTAAACAGAAAGAAGATGAAATAGAACTTATTACAAGTCGTGTGATGAAATTGAAGCAGGAAGAAGATTCTTCAACTCAGACGATAAATGCACTTAGAAATGAAATTGAACAGAAAACTATCGAAGCAGAACAGCTTAGAACTTTACTTTCAGAACTAAGGCAAGCTGAGCGAAGCACAAGAGCAAAAGTTGATGAACTTGTTAATCTGATTACGGAAAAAACCAATGAGCTTAACAGCATTGACCAGTCGCTTAATTCAAGAAAGAGCGAGATTGAATCAATCGAGCAGATTATTGCTGAAAAAACCAAAGAGATGAATGAAACAAATCTTCAGCATCAAAAGATTTTTGAAAAGATTGAACAGAAACAGAAAGAACTTTTTGCAATTGAGGAATCTCTTGCGATTAAATCAAAGCGCCTTGCAAAACTGAATAGTGAAGTAACTGAACTTGAAGCAAGAGTTAATGCTTTGCAGGAAGATGCTAAACGATATGAAGAAATGAAAAATGAATTTCATAAAAAGTTATTACTTGAGCAGGAAGAATTTGATCGTATTCAACTTGAGAAAGAAAGAGCAAAAGAACTTATACCACTTCTTGAACGAAGAAGAGATGAAATTGAAAGAGGCAATTACGAACTGGAAAATCGTTTTGCAAAAATGTTTCAGAAGTATAATGCTGAATTGAATGATATTACAACAAAGCGAACTGTGCTTGAACAGATTGTTTCTCAGAAAGAAAAAGAAATTGAAGAGAAGGATAAGCAAATCCTTGAGAAGGTTGCTGCACTTGAAGAGAGTGAACGAATTCTGAATATGCGTCAGACAGAAATTGATTCATTCGAACAACTTCTCAAAACAATTGAGGAGAAAAAAGAGTTACTTCAGAATGAGTTATTGAAACTCGATCAGGAAGCCGCTGAAAGAAAGAATACGAATAATGATCTTAAGCTTGAAAATGATTTGCTGATAAAAAAGAAAATTTCAATTGAGCAAGGTTTGCAGGAAATACTTAGCTCAATGAATCAGCGTTTAACAGAAGCTAAAGAAAAACGAACACATATTCTACGCGAATTACAGGAAGCAGAAGCAAGACTTGAAGAGATGAATTCAAAAATTTCTGATTCAATGGATGAACTCGTGGAACTTCAAACCTCAATAAGCATGATTAAAGTTGAGCACGAAGAACATCGCGGAAATGTTATGAAACTTGCTTCAATGAAGAAAAAACTTCAGGAAGAAATTGCTAAAAATCAGAAAGTGCTTCAGCGTTACCAGAAAATCAGGGAGAAACTTAAAATTGAGCAAAGCATTCTGAAGAACAGGCAGGAATCGCTCGCTAAAAAATCAATTAACGGTCAGTCTTCTGAAGATAAACACAGCGAAACAGATAACAAGAAAATTTATAAACTTTAATTTTTTCTTTATTCACTCCATTCTTTGAGGTAGCAATGATAACCTTCCGAAAAGTTTTTATTCTATTTATATCAGTGTGCACTTTTATTTTTCCGCAAACTAAAACTCCCGAATGGGCTTTTAATAAAACAATTTATGAAGTAAATCTTCGTCAGTTTTCTGAAGAAGGAAATTTTGATGGATTCAGGAAACATCTTCCGCGATTGAAAGAACTTGGAGTTGGAATACTTTGGTTTATGCCAATTCATCCAATCGGTGAATTAAACAGAAAAGGTAGTTTAGGAAGTTATTACTCAGTAAAGGATTATCTCGATGTTAATCCTGAATTCGGAACAATAGATGACTTTAAAGAACTTGTTAAAGAAATTCATTCACTTGGAATGTATGTTATTATTGATTGGGTTGCCAATCATACTGCCTGGGATCATCAATGGACCAAAACTCATCCGGATTTTTATAATAGAGACAATAAAGGAAATTTTATTCCCCCTGTAGATGATTGGAGTGATGTTATTGATTTGAATTATGAAAATAAAGCACTCTGGAGTGAAATGATTAACGCATTGAAATTCTGGGTTACCGAATGTGACATTGATGGTTATCGTTGTGATGTTGCAGGAATAGTACCAATCGAATTCTGGATTGAAGCAAGAGAACAGCTCGACAAAATAAAACCAGTTTTTATGCTTGCTGAATGGGACACTCCGGAAATGCATTTTGCTTTTGATATGACTTACGATTGGAATATGCACAAAACCATGAACGAAGTTGCTAAGGGAAAGAAAAGTGCTGATGAAATAATTAATCATATTCAAAAAGATCGGGAAAACTATCCATCTTATGCTTTCCGGATGCAGTTCACAGATAACCATGATGAAAATTCCTGGAACGGAACTGTGTTTGAAAGACTTGATGATGCAGCAGAATGTTTTGCAGTTCTTACTTTTCTGATTCCTGATATGCCATTGATTTACAGTGGTCAGGAAGCTGGCTTAAATAAAAGATTATCCTTCTTTGAAAAAGATCCTATTGATTGGAAAGAACATAAATTTTTTGCATTGTACAAATCTTTGATTGAACTGAAAAAATCAAATGAACTTTTACATTGTGGAATTAAGGGAGGAAAAATTGAATTCATCCCAAATAATAACCAGAAAAACATTCTAGCGCTCGCTCGTGTAAAGGAAGATAAAATTTTATTCGCAGTTTTTAATCTTTCGGAAACTCCTTCTGAAGTTTTCCTAAACGATAATCGACTTTCGGGAACCTTCACAAATTTCTTTACAAAAGAAAAGGTTAATTTAGAACAATCGTTTAAGACTAAGCTTGATGCCTGGAGTTGGCAAGTATTTATCAAATAATAATCATAAGGACAACTATGAAAAAATATTTATTCGCCGCAATTATGCTATCAATTATACCGTTAAATTTTTCGCTTGCTCAATCAGCAGGACTAAATCTTACTCTGGCAATTCCATCAGGAGAATTCAAAGAGAAGGTTGACAATCTAGGTTTCGGATTAAGTGGTAATATTAATTTCATTTCGCCAAAACCTAAATCCCCTTTCGGTGTTGGATTGAATTTAGGTTACATTGTCTACGGTTCGGAATCAAGAAGAGAACCTTTAAGCACCACTATTCCTGATGTTTTTGTAAACATAGATCGTACGAACAGTTTACTTAATTTCCATTTGCTTTTCACTGTCGGACTTCCAACAGGAAGAATAAGACCTTATATAGAGGGACTTTTCGGTGGCTCATACATTTACACAACAACTTCTGTAAAGAGTCAGGGAACTGGTGAAGAGTTTGCGTCGAGCACAAATTTTGATGATTGGGCGTGGAGCTACGGCGCTGGTGGTGGGTTTACAATTCTGTTATCAGGGGATCCAAATACCGATCAGAATACAATTTATCTGGATTTAAAAGGCAGATATCTTTTTGGCTCGGAAGCAGAGTACTTAAAACAAGGTTCAGTAAAAATTCAAAACGGACAGGTTTCTTATGATGTAAGCAGATCTAAAACTGATTTAATCACAGTTCACGCTGGTGTTATATTTTATTTCAGCTGGTCTCCTCAAGAATAAAGAATTATGGGATCTGTTACTCTTAAGAAAGGTAAAGAAAAAATTATTCAGTCAAAGCACCCGTGGATTTTCTCGGGTGCTATTGATAAAATTGATGATGTAAAAGAAAATGGTGAAACTGTATTAGTAAAATCTGCTTCAGGTGATCCCTTAGCAATTGGAGCTATCTCACTTCACTCTCAGATTTCTGTAAGAATCTGGTCATTCAACTGTGATGATAAAATTGATAAACATTTTTTTGAAAGAAGAATTTTATCAGCACTTGAATTAAGAAAAAAAATTGTTGACCGCAATTCCACAAATGTCTATCGTCTTATAAATTCAGAAAATGATTTGCTGCCTGGTTTAATTGTTGATTTATACGGCGATTTTGTTGTTTGTCAGTTTCTTTCTGCCGGTGCAGTTTACTGGAAAAAAGAAATCATAGATTTATTAGCTGATTTATTAAAACCCAAAGGAATCTATGAAAGATCTGATAGCGAGACGCTGAACAAAGAAAAAATTGAAAAAAGTAGTGGTGTTTTATTTGGTGATTCTCCTGAAGCACTAATTGAAGTTGTTGAAAATGATATTAAGTTTTTAGTGGATATTAAATCAGGACACAAAACCGGATTTTATATTGATCAGCGGGATAACAGAAACTTAATAAAAGAATTTGTAGCAGATAAATCTGTGTTGAATTGTTTCTGTTACACAGGAGGATTTTCTCTATACGCTAAAACCGCTGGAGCTAAACAAATCACTAACATTGATTCATCTTCAGACGCATTAGAAGTTCTGACTAAAAACTTTCA contains:
- a CDS encoding type 1 glutamine amidotransferase domain-containing protein, giving the protein MKGKLSGKNILMFVDDLYEDLELWYPKLRMTEEGANVVVAGKEKGKIYSGKHTYPCRAYASFDELNDKDFDALIIPGGFAPDKLRREENVLKLTRNFFKSGKLVAHICHAGWIPISAGIMKGFKCTSTPGIKDDLTNAGAIWIDEPVVVDRNMISSRRPDDLPDFCKAIIEYLSK
- a CDS encoding alpha-amylase family glycosyl hydrolase, translating into MITFRKVFILFISVCTFIFPQTKTPEWAFNKTIYEVNLRQFSEEGNFDGFRKHLPRLKELGVGILWFMPIHPIGELNRKGSLGSYYSVKDYLDVNPEFGTIDDFKELVKEIHSLGMYVIIDWVANHTAWDHQWTKTHPDFYNRDNKGNFIPPVDDWSDVIDLNYENKALWSEMINALKFWVTECDIDGYRCDVAGIVPIEFWIEAREQLDKIKPVFMLAEWDTPEMHFAFDMTYDWNMHKTMNEVAKGKKSADEIINHIQKDRENYPSYAFRMQFTDNHDENSWNGTVFERLDDAAECFAVLTFLIPDMPLIYSGQEAGLNKRLSFFEKDPIDWKEHKFFALYKSLIELKKSNELLHCGIKGGKIEFIPNNNQKNILALARVKEDKILFAVFNLSETPSEVFLNDNRLSGTFTNFFTKEKVNLEQSFKTKLDAWSWQVFIK
- a CDS encoding class I SAM-dependent rRNA methyltransferase, which produces MGSVTLKKGKEKIIQSKHPWIFSGAIDKIDDVKENGETVLVKSASGDPLAIGAISLHSQISVRIWSFNCDDKIDKHFFERRILSALELRKKIVDRNSTNVYRLINSENDLLPGLIVDLYGDFVVCQFLSAGAVYWKKEIIDLLADLLKPKGIYERSDSETLNKEKIEKSSGVLFGDSPEALIEVVENDIKFLVDIKSGHKTGFYIDQRDNRNLIKEFVADKSVLNCFCYTGGFSLYAKTAGAKQITNIDSSSDALEVLTKNFQLNNFSTDNIENIEGDVFKLLRKFRDEDRKFDVIILDPPKFAESVSQVSKAARGYKDINLLAMKLLNKGGVLFTFSCSGHITQELFSKIISDAAIDSGRTVKIIKKLTQSSDHPVLSSFPEGLYLKGLVCEVT